A genome region from Struthio camelus isolate bStrCam1 chromosome 26, bStrCam1.hap1, whole genome shotgun sequence includes the following:
- the BORCS8 gene encoding BLOC-1-related complex subunit 8 isoform X2, giving the protein MYVLANEPSVALYRLQEHVRRSLPELAQHKSDMQSWEEQSQGAIYTVEYACSAIKNMTDSSVYFKSIDSLLKHAIAMKDQLNSAQGRSTVAQQAKNPPASS; this is encoded by the exons ATGTATGTCCTGGCCAATGAGCCATCCGTGGCGCTGTACCGGCTCCAGGAGCACGTGAGGAGATCCCTTCCAGAGCTTGCACAGCACAAG TCCGACATGCAGAGCTGGGAGGAGCAAAGTCAAGGAGCGATCTACACTGTGGAGTACGCCTGCAG TGCCATAAAGAACATGACCGACAGCAGCGTGTATTTCAAGAGCATTGACAGTCTGCTCAAACACGCCATAGCCATGAAGGATCAGCTGAACTCTGCTCAGGGCCGCAG TACTGTTGCCCAGCAAGCCAAGAATCCTCCAGCCAGCTCCTGA
- the NR2C2AP gene encoding nuclear receptor 2C2-associated protein, with amino-acid sequence MPEVPLICADTAARVSSVLNRDVKQFGKKHMFDASEETCWNSDQGTSQWVTLEFPRTVKVSRLHIQFQGGFSSRLCTLEGCRTGEELVKISDLYPEDVNALQSFRVEETALDKLRITFENSTDFFGRIVVYHLRVLGERL; translated from the exons ATGCCCGAGGTGCCCTTGATCTGCGCTGACACTGCCGCGCG GGTGAGCTCCGTGCTCAACCGGGACGTGAAGCAGTTCGGGAAGAAGCACATGTTCGACGCGAGCGAGGAGACGTGCTGGAACTCGGACCAG GGCACGTCCCAGTGGGTCACCCTGGAGTTCCCCCGCACCGTCAAGGTCTCGCGGCTCCACATCCAGTTCCAGGGGGGATTCTCCAGCCGGCTGTGCACGCTGGAAG GCTGCAGAACGGGCGAGGAACTGGTGAAAATATCTGACTTATACCCCGAGGATGTCAACGCCCTGCAGA GCTTCCGGGTGGAAGAGACGGCTCTGGATAAGCTGAGGATCACCTTTGAGAACAGCACCGACTTCTTCGGGAGGATCGTGGTGTACCACCTCAGGGTGCTGGGGGAGAGGCTCTAG
- the BORCS8 gene encoding BLOC-1-related complex subunit 8 isoform X1, whose product MEEPEMQLKVKKVTDKFTESMYVLANEPSVALYRLQEHVRRSLPELAQHKSDMQSWEEQSQGAIYTVEYACSAIKNMTDSSVYFKSIDSLLKHAIAMKDQLNSAQGRSTVAQQAKNPPASS is encoded by the exons atggAGGAGCCCGAGATGCAGCTGAAGGTGAAGAAAG TTACAGACAAATTCACAGAGAGCATGTATGTCCTGGCCAATGAGCCATCCGTGGCGCTGTACCGGCTCCAGGAGCACGTGAGGAGATCCCTTCCAGAGCTTGCACAGCACAAG TCCGACATGCAGAGCTGGGAGGAGCAAAGTCAAGGAGCGATCTACACTGTGGAGTACGCCTGCAG TGCCATAAAGAACATGACCGACAGCAGCGTGTATTTCAAGAGCATTGACAGTCTGCTCAAACACGCCATAGCCATGAAGGATCAGCTGAACTCTGCTCAGGGCCGCAG TACTGTTGCCCAGCAAGCCAAGAATCCTCCAGCCAGCTCCTGA
- the TMEM221 gene encoding transmembrane protein 221 — MPAGYPQRTLTVLLLFGTLAAAMALLASSLIFQLPAGRAGPGSGSGPGSGALPPAAAAVLLPVSAVLAALCLVLNVSCLLLCLLHGYFSTELCRGQPGPERADWFLLDSRMVRHTAIGLFCCGVSVYLTALAIYMLLLFELKAGIASACILSSGIIVLLITVTHALVRASQVSRRSHSEVSHTLYENDSARCGEACVNDPNNKNVVAPRPRPEIHREFSFPPFLERKSQMDSAASSNLTSSGSPGPHSEKESYNLPRTHRTLSAESGLLQAQGKPWNSVTQEMRNILSRKPGAAGKDSTLV; from the exons atGCCCGCCGGCTACCCGCAGCGGACCCTGACGGTGCTCCTGCTCTTCGGCACGCTGGCCGCTGCCATGGCCCTGCTCGCCTCCAGCCTCATCTTCCAGctgccggcgggccgggccggccccgggagcggcagcggccccgggagcggggcgctgccgccggcggcggccgccgtgcTGCTGCCGGTCTCGGCCGTGCTGGCCGCGCTCTGCCTGGTGCTCAACGtgagctgcctcctgctctgcctcctccacGGCTACTTCAGCACCGAGCTGTGCCGGGGACAGCCCGGGCCCGAGCG AGCAGACTGGTTCCTCCTGGACAGCCGGATGGTTCGCCACACTGCCATCGGCTTGTTCTGCTGTGGGGTCTCGGTCTATCTAACAG cTCTTGCCATctacatgctgctgctgtttgaacTCAAGGCTGGCATTGCCAGTGCCTGCATTCTCTCCTCTGGCATCATTGTCCTGTTGATCACAGTGACGCATGCACTGGTAAGGGCCTCCCAAGTTTCACGTCGCAGCCACTCTGAGGTCTCTCATACTCTCTATGAGAATGACTCTGCCCGATGTGGTGAAGCATGTGTCAATGACCCGAACAATAAGAATGTGGttgcaccccggccccggcctgagATCCACCGagaattttccttccctccttttctggAGCGCAAGTCCCAGATggactctgcagccagcagcaacCTCACCTCCTCAGGGAGCCCAGGGCCCCACTCCGAGAAGGAGAGCTACAACCTGCCCCGAACACACAGGACGCTCTCAGCTGAGTCAGGCCTGCTGCAGGCACAGGGCAAGCCCTGGAACAGCGTCACCCAGGAGATGAGGAATATACTGTCACGGAAACCTGGAGCTGCGGGGAAGGATTCAACTCTGGTGTGA
- the RFXANK gene encoding DNA-binding protein RFXANK isoform X2 yields MEGGGAAPAVRGDARQLPAQGGDGAEGEASPEEPAGTGGGGAPRGGSGRAEGAPPKPSATSTDRQRSTEVSALDSFPLRHSNTLTNRQRGNEVSALPATLDTLSIHQLAAQGELSQLKEHLRKGENLVNKPDERGFTPLIWAAAFGEIETVRHLLEWGADPNALAKERESALSLASMGGYTDIVIMLLERNVDINIYDWNGGTPLLYAVRGNHVKCVEALLARGADLTTEADSGYTPMDLAVALGHKKVQQVIENHILKLFQNKELE; encoded by the exons ATGGAAGGCGGAGGAGCCGCCCCCGCCGTCCGCGGCGACGCCCGGCAGCTGCCGGCTCAGGGAGGGGACGGCGCGGAGGGAGAAGCGTCTCCCGAGGAGCCGGCGGgcaccgggggcggcggcgccccccggggGGGCTCGGGCCGCGCGGAGG GCGCCCCCCCGAAGCCCTCGGCCACCTCGACCGACAGGCAGCGGAGCACCGAGGTCTCGGCCCTCGACA GCTTCCCCCTGCGGCACTCGAACACGCTGACGAACAGGCAGCGGGGCAACGAGGTCTCGGCCCTTCCCGCCACACTGGACA CGTTGTCCATTCACCAATTAGCTGCCCAAGGTGAGCTCAGCCAGCTGAAGGAGCATCTTCGGAAAG GCGAGAACTTGGTAAATAAACCTGATGAGAGAGGCTTCACCCCCCTGATCTGGGCTGCTGCCTTTGGAGAGATTGAAACAGTCCGTCACCTGCTGGAATGG GGCGCTGACCCCAACGCGCTGGCGAAGGAGCGGGAGAGCGCCCTGTCCCTGGCCAGCATGGGTGGCTACACGGACATTGTCATCATGCTGCTGGAAAGGAACGTGGACATCAACATCTACGACTGG aACGGCGGCACCCCTCTGCTCTATGCCGTGCGCGGCAACCACGTGAAGTGTGTCGAGGCCCTACTAG CTCGCGGTGCCGACCTGACAACAGAGGCGGATTCTGGCTACACCCCCATGGATCTGGCCGTGGCCCTGGGACACAAgaaag TCCAACAGGTTATCGAAAATCACATCCTCAAGCTATTTCAGAACAAGGAGCTGGAGTGA
- the RFXANK gene encoding DNA-binding protein RFXANK isoform X1 — protein MEGGGAAPAVRGDARQLPAQGGDGAEGEASPEEPAGTGGGGAPRGGSGRAEAGAPPKPSATSTDRQRSTEVSALDSFPLRHSNTLTNRQRGNEVSALPATLDTLSIHQLAAQGELSQLKEHLRKGENLVNKPDERGFTPLIWAAAFGEIETVRHLLEWGADPNALAKERESALSLASMGGYTDIVIMLLERNVDINIYDWNGGTPLLYAVRGNHVKCVEALLARGADLTTEADSGYTPMDLAVALGHKKVQQVIENHILKLFQNKELE, from the exons ATGGAAGGCGGAGGAGCCGCCCCCGCCGTCCGCGGCGACGCCCGGCAGCTGCCGGCTCAGGGAGGGGACGGCGCGGAGGGAGAAGCGTCTCCCGAGGAGCCGGCGGgcaccgggggcggcggcgccccccggggGGGCTCGGGCCGCGCGGAGG CAGGCGCCCCCCCGAAGCCCTCGGCCACCTCGACCGACAGGCAGCGGAGCACCGAGGTCTCGGCCCTCGACA GCTTCCCCCTGCGGCACTCGAACACGCTGACGAACAGGCAGCGGGGCAACGAGGTCTCGGCCCTTCCCGCCACACTGGACA CGTTGTCCATTCACCAATTAGCTGCCCAAGGTGAGCTCAGCCAGCTGAAGGAGCATCTTCGGAAAG GCGAGAACTTGGTAAATAAACCTGATGAGAGAGGCTTCACCCCCCTGATCTGGGCTGCTGCCTTTGGAGAGATTGAAACAGTCCGTCACCTGCTGGAATGG GGCGCTGACCCCAACGCGCTGGCGAAGGAGCGGGAGAGCGCCCTGTCCCTGGCCAGCATGGGTGGCTACACGGACATTGTCATCATGCTGCTGGAAAGGAACGTGGACATCAACATCTACGACTGG aACGGCGGCACCCCTCTGCTCTATGCCGTGCGCGGCAACCACGTGAAGTGTGTCGAGGCCCTACTAG CTCGCGGTGCCGACCTGACAACAGAGGCGGATTCTGGCTACACCCCCATGGATCTGGCCGTGGCCCTGGGACACAAgaaag TCCAACAGGTTATCGAAAATCACATCCTCAAGCTATTTCAGAACAAGGAGCTGGAGTGA